One genomic window of Pagrus major chromosome 22, Pma_NU_1.0 includes the following:
- the sf3b6 gene encoding splicing factor 3B subunit 6, translating to MAMQAAKRANIRLPPEVNRILYVRNLPYKITAEEMYDIFGKYGPIRQIRTGNTPETRGTAYVVYEDIFDAKNACDHLSGFNVCNRYLVVLYYNANRAFQKMDTKKKEEQLKLLKEKYGINTDPPK from the exons ATGGCTATGCAAGCGGCGAAACGTGCTAAT ATCCGATTACCTCCAGAGGTGAACAGGATCCTGTACGTCAGGAACCTTCCTTACAAGATCACCGCCGAGGAAATGTACGACATCTTTGGGAAATATGGACCAATCCGGCAAATCAGAAC AGggaacacacctgaaacaaGAGGAACAGCCTACGTGGTTTATGAAGACATCTTTGACGCCAAGAACGCCTGTGACCATCTGTCAGGCTTCAACGTCTGCAACCGTTACCTGGTGGTCCTCTACTACAATGCAAACAGA GCTTTCCAGAAGATGGATacaaagaagaaggaggaacaGTTGAAGCTTCTAAAAGAGAAATATGGCATCAACACAGATCCTCCAAAGTAA